TCCGGCTCCCGGGCGCCCAGCAGGTTGAGCGTCGGCCCGTTCAGCACGTAGATCGGCAAGGCTTTGTTCGGACTGCCGGATTTGGCCAAGGGAACTCCAGGATCAGGCGGGGATTCGTCCCTTATAATCGCATGGCGGCGCCAGCGAAACCCGGGGTTTATCGGCGCCCCAAGCAGAGGTAATGTCTCGGCCATCGATCCCGGGGGTGCCCGCAAGGGCTGAGATGGGCAGGCGCCCAGTCCCTTTGAACCTGATCCGGTTAGCACCGGCGTAGGAAGAGGAAGCCATGAGCCTGCACGTCACCGTCAACGGCGAATCCAAGAGCTTCGATCGCAGCCTCAGCGTGCACGGCATGCTGGCCGCGCTCGGGCTGGATCCGAAGAAGATCGCGGTCGAGCGCAATCTCGAGATCGTGCCGCGCTCGACCTATGACGCGGTCATGGTCGCGAACGGCGACCGCTACGAGATCGTCCATTTCATCGGCGGCGGCAACGCGCCACCGGAGCGTACCCGCGAGGGTGAGCGACCAAACAAAGAAGCCCCGGAGGACAAGCCCTTCGTCCTCGCCGGCAAGACCTACAAGTCCCGCCTGATCGTCGGCACCGGCAAGTACAAGTCCTATGCGGACAACGCCCGCGCCCTCGAAGCCAGCGGGGCGGAGATCGTCACCGTCGCGGTGCGCCGCGTGAACCTCACCGATCCCGATCAGCCCAAGCTGGTGGACTTCATCGATCCGAAAAAGGTCACCTACCTGCCCAACACCGCCGGCTGCTTCACCGGCGAGGACGCGGTGCGCACCCTGCGCCTGGCCCGCGAGGCCGGCGGCTGGGACCTCGTCAAGCTCGAAGTTCTGGGCGAGAAGAAGCTGCTCTATCCCGACATGATCGAGACGCTGCGCGCCACCGAGATGCTGAGCAAGGACGGCTTCAAGGTGATGGTCTATTGCAGCGACGATCCCTTGATGGCCAAGCGGCTCGAAGACCTCGGCGCCGTCGCGATCATGCCGCTCGCTTCGCCGATCGGTTCGGGCATGGGCATCCAGTCGACGGTGAACATCCGCCTCATCATCGAGGACAGCAAGGTACCGGTGATCGTCGATGCCGGCATCGGCACCGCCTCGGATGCGGCGGTGGCGATGGAGCTGGGCAGCGACGCGGTCATCTCGAATTCCGGCATCGCCATGGCGAAGGACCCGGTGAAGATGGCCGCCGCGATGAAGCTCGGCGTCGAAGCCGGCCGCCTCGCCTGGCTCGCCGGCCGCATGCCGAAGAAGAACTACGGCGATCCCTCGAGCCCGATGACGGGACTGATCTAGGGTCTGTACTCGATAAAATGGATGTCACCGCCCGCAATCGCGGTCCATGACACGTTGTTGGTTGGGCTGATGCCAGTTGGAGCCGTTGCGCCTAGGGCTTCGTCATCCGCGCCAGAGTCTCCGCGTCGATCTCGCCGGAATGCACCTTGCCGTCGACGATGAAGGTCGGCGTGCCGCTGACGCCGATCCGGCGCGCCAGCGCATGCGCCGCCGCCAGCGTCTTGTCGGTCGCAGGATCCTTCATGTCGGCGATCAGCCTGGGCATGTCGAGCCCCGCCGCCTTGGCGTCGCGGTAGAGCGTGTCCATGTCGATCGCGCCCTTCTCGCCCATCATCGCGAAGGAGAAGGCGATGTACTTGTCCGGCTGCCGCCGCGCCGCGACAGCGGCCCGCGCCGCCGCGTCGGACATCTTCCCGAAGATCGGGAAATCGATGAAGGCGAAGCGCGCGTCGCCCTTGTGCGCCTCGTAGAACGTCTTGATCACCGGAAAGGTGTTGCGGCAGTGGACGCAATTGTAGTCGAAGAACTCCACCAGCGTCGTGCGCGCGGCCGCCGGGCCGCTCACATAGGCGAGGTTCGGATCGAAGAAGGTCTTCAGCCCCGCCTTGTCGACCGCGGCCTGCCGCGCCTGTTCGGCGCTGTCCTCGTCGTCCTGCTCGCGGTCCTGCAGCTTGGCCGTCACCTCGAGCAGGATCTGCGGATGCGCGAGCAGATAGGCGCGCACCTGGCGTCCGTCGAAGTGCTCGCGCTGCGGGAAATAGCCGAGCGCCGCGGCGCCGAACACGATGCCGATCGCGAGAACGGCACCGCCGAGCGCCCCCAGCAGGGCCGTCTTCCATTGGAAGGCCATGCGACCGCCTAGCGTTGCTGCTGCTGCCGCGCCAGCGGCATGGAGACGGCGACGATGTCGTTGGCGCGCTGCCAGTCCGACG
The nucleotide sequence above comes from Rhizomicrobium sp.. Encoded proteins:
- the thiS gene encoding sulfur carrier protein ThiS, coding for MSLHVTVNGESKSFDRSLSVHGMLAALGLDPKKIAVERNLEIVPRSTYDAVMVANGDRYEIVHFIGGGNAPPERTREGERPNKEAPEDKPFVLAGKTYKSRLIVGTGKYKSYADNARALEASGAEIVTVAVRRVNLTDPDQPKLVDFIDPKKVTYLPNTAGCFTGEDAVRTLRLAREAGGWDLVKLEVLGEKKLLYPDMIETLRATEMLSKDGFKVMVYCSDDPLMAKRLEDLGAVAIMPLASPIGSGMGIQSTVNIRLIIEDSKVPVIVDAGIGTASDAAVAMELGSDAVISNSGIAMAKDPVKMAAAMKLGVEAGRLAWLAGRMPKKNYGDPSSPMTGLI
- a CDS encoding thioredoxin domain-containing protein codes for the protein MAFQWKTALLGALGGAVLAIGIVFGAAALGYFPQREHFDGRQVRAYLLAHPQILLEVTAKLQDREQDDEDSAEQARQAAVDKAGLKTFFDPNLAYVSGPAAARTTLVEFFDYNCVHCRNTFPVIKTFYEAHKGDARFAFIDFPIFGKMSDAAARAAVAARRQPDKYIAFSFAMMGEKGAIDMDTLYRDAKAAGLDMPRLIADMKDPATDKTLAAAHALARRIGVSGTPTFIVDGKVHSGEIDAETLARMTKP